Proteins encoded together in one Ignavibacteriota bacterium window:
- a CDS encoding T9SS type A sorting domain-containing protein, with product MRYCFLLCALITVLSVTNGQTRIDARVEVDSVMREFIVSVPTGPAPAGGYPLVFMFHGTSQNGEIFYQDSQWKEKGEAQKFITVFPTALRYCVIEDGQQRTTTKWHNGEAEEISCPGQYMKSDIHFVRTMLDSIMSRFNIDRRRMYASGFSNGMGFASKLAVEMSDVFAAVAGCGSILSAGDSAKPKRNIPVWTVIGTLDDKWLKAFEGLGLTEFPFNDTTFFYFSRPIHRYIGTFNLADTYTRTEAGRTITYRYSTPASSEPSTEFRFTLVNNMFHVYPNGNNIQFVAADIFWDFFSQYSSPTGTRETPSQPGSVMLYPNPVHDVLHISGAGSATLVLRNLLGQEVLRSTVENNASIRLPRLPGGIYSAEFITGTTRTARTISVK from the coding sequence ATGCGCTATTGTTTCCTCCTTTGTGCCCTCATCACTGTCCTATCGGTGACCAATGGCCAGACGCGTATCGATGCACGCGTCGAAGTCGATAGTGTCATGCGCGAATTCATCGTTTCGGTTCCGACTGGTCCCGCTCCGGCCGGGGGATACCCGCTTGTGTTTATGTTTCATGGGACGAGTCAGAACGGCGAAATTTTTTATCAGGACAGCCAGTGGAAGGAGAAGGGCGAAGCACAGAAGTTCATAACCGTCTTTCCCACGGCCTTGAGATACTGTGTGATAGAGGACGGACAGCAGCGCACCACTACCAAATGGCATAACGGCGAGGCGGAGGAAATCTCCTGTCCGGGCCAATACATGAAAAGCGACATCCACTTCGTACGCACGATGCTCGATTCCATCATGAGCCGGTTCAACATCGACAGAAGGCGCATGTATGCCAGCGGATTCTCGAACGGCATGGGTTTCGCGAGCAAACTTGCCGTGGAGATGAGTGATGTTTTTGCCGCTGTCGCGGGATGCGGCTCGATCTTGAGCGCGGGAGACTCCGCAAAACCGAAACGCAATATCCCCGTGTGGACGGTGATCGGTACTCTCGACGATAAATGGTTGAAGGCGTTCGAAGGACTGGGTCTCACGGAATTTCCCTTTAACGACACAACCTTTTTCTACTTCTCGCGGCCGATACATCGTTATATCGGGACGTTCAACCTGGCCGACACGTACACCAGAACCGAGGCCGGTCGAACTATCACCTATCGATACTCCACGCCCGCCTCCAGCGAGCCCAGTACGGAATTTCGTTTCACCCTCGTGAACAACATGTTCCATGTGTATCCGAACGGAAACAATATCCAGTTTGTCGCTGCAGACATTTTCTGGGACTTCTTTTCACAATACTCCTCGCCCACAGGCACTCGTGAGACGCCCTCTCAACCGGGTTCGGTGATGCTGTACCCCAACCCCGTGCACGACGTCCTGCATATTTCGGGAGCAGGCAGTGCAACACTCGTACTGCGCAATCTGCTCGGACAGGAAGTTCTCAGAAGCACGGTCGAAAACAATGCATCCATACGGCTTCCGCGCCTCCCCGGCGGAATATACTCGGCTGAATTCATCACAGGCACGACGCGCACCGCGCGCACAATCTCGGTCAAGTAA
- a CDS encoding T9SS type A sorting domain-containing protein has translation MPQHHVSAARRFSTARFYCLVFLFVGTIPAAYTQTTLLVDFGASAPSNTFGLAGWNTVLTSGNLTYTAAGPGGVVVATDVDELTDSRGVRGSARTFSRGERVVVTWFNNSDEDIIFTARISFTDSDVPEGGTSTGSWFTMRQYDDYRNTYTRVAPRSSCRTAFNIETAGVHKTDGAASLVNINLAIEWGDNSRKPALVCDKIELMNDADTQAPSMPTGLQGSALNSSTVVLRWNASNDNTGTVGYLIRLNGEIERYSSTTNDTIHHLSPSTRYTCTVAALDHTGNESAQSTATDVTTSAFPSSRPDLLQPNAFTYLGAIRLPDPVNYGGEAVAYNPDGDGGQTGAGSGDGFPGSLFTVNNSGPDDGFVGEIGLPAPKIAATVDALNEATLLQDFVNIRPPSVIAWPFVDVWNVGLAWLPSAGGGALYSAWSYYYQVTAEKTASISVTRATPLAGAARHGAWYVNTSTTPLDAALNDYLFALPENWANAHTGGRRLVTGRNREGGLSGLGPTLHAFRAPDPASPPAPNAELSAVALVQYGPVEQSAPHFYPNSFANYHHADWFRGAAWVAAGSRSAVVLFGNKGRGDNWYGYTGESMHHDWVTADLPYPAFADTDPDGKGWRGHSRIPMLVFYDPTDLARVAAGVMQPHVPQPYAALRPPASIFPRRFSVLRDAAYDITNRLFYAVEMAPELDGRVLLHVWRVEGGPVSTETVETTTQPDLDIYPQPATTQLHFTVRAPAAILSSQLVDALGRVVQYAATSNGVVNTNGVPAGVYHLVVETRAGYLTKPVLIVR, from the coding sequence ATGCCGCAGCATCATGTATCCGCTGCACGTCGTTTTTCGACGGCACGTTTCTATTGCCTTGTCTTTCTTTTTGTCGGAACAATTCCGGCGGCGTACACGCAGACAACATTGTTGGTGGATTTCGGCGCAAGCGCACCATCGAACACATTCGGTCTTGCAGGATGGAACACCGTTCTCACAAGCGGTAACCTCACGTACACTGCCGCCGGTCCTGGCGGCGTTGTCGTCGCAACGGATGTTGATGAACTGACGGACAGCCGCGGCGTGCGCGGATCTGCACGTACATTCTCCCGGGGTGAACGCGTGGTCGTGACGTGGTTCAACAATTCGGATGAGGACATCATATTCACGGCACGTATAAGCTTCACTGATTCCGATGTGCCGGAGGGCGGGACCTCGACGGGTTCGTGGTTCACGATGCGGCAATACGACGACTATCGGAACACGTACACACGGGTCGCTCCACGTTCGTCATGCCGGACTGCGTTTAATATCGAGACAGCAGGAGTACACAAAACGGACGGCGCCGCGTCACTGGTAAACATCAACCTCGCAATCGAATGGGGCGACAACTCACGAAAGCCCGCGCTCGTGTGTGACAAGATCGAACTCATGAATGATGCGGACACACAGGCGCCATCGATGCCGACCGGACTGCAGGGATCGGCACTCAATTCGAGCACCGTTGTACTTCGATGGAACGCGTCAAATGACAACACCGGGACGGTCGGATATCTCATACGATTGAATGGCGAGATCGAGCGGTACAGTTCCACCACGAACGACACCATCCATCATCTCAGCCCGTCGACCCGGTATACCTGCACGGTTGCCGCGCTCGACCACACCGGCAATGAAAGTGCACAGAGCACAGCCACTGACGTGACAACATCGGCGTTCCCGTCTTCTCGTCCCGACTTGCTGCAACCCAATGCGTTTACATATCTCGGCGCCATCCGTTTGCCTGACCCGGTCAATTACGGGGGCGAGGCCGTGGCGTACAATCCCGACGGTGATGGCGGACAAACAGGCGCGGGTTCAGGAGACGGCTTTCCCGGCTCGCTGTTCACGGTAAACAACAGTGGACCCGACGACGGGTTTGTGGGAGAAATAGGACTTCCGGCTCCGAAAATTGCCGCTACCGTGGACGCATTGAACGAGGCAACACTGCTGCAGGATTTTGTGAACATCAGGCCGCCGAGTGTCATCGCCTGGCCTTTTGTTGATGTGTGGAATGTGGGACTTGCGTGGCTGCCCTCAGCCGGAGGCGGGGCACTCTACAGCGCCTGGAGTTATTATTACCAGGTGACTGCCGAAAAGACGGCGTCCATCTCTGTTACGCGCGCCACACCGCTCGCTGGTGCTGCCCGCCATGGCGCCTGGTACGTCAACACGTCGACGACACCACTCGACGCCGCGTTGAATGATTATTTGTTTGCGCTCCCCGAGAATTGGGCAAATGCACATACCGGCGGCAGACGCCTTGTGACCGGAAGAAACCGGGAGGGGGGGCTGAGTGGACTTGGTCCCACACTCCATGCCTTCCGTGCACCGGATCCGGCATCGCCGCCCGCGCCGAATGCGGAACTGTCGGCCGTTGCTCTCGTGCAGTACGGACCAGTTGAGCAGAGCGCTCCGCATTTTTATCCGAACTCCTTTGCGAATTACCATCATGCCGACTGGTTCCGCGGCGCTGCCTGGGTTGCGGCAGGGAGCCGCAGCGCAGTAGTGTTATTCGGCAACAAGGGCAGAGGGGACAACTGGTACGGATACACCGGTGAGAGTATGCATCACGACTGGGTAACAGCCGACCTACCTTATCCTGCGTTTGCGGATACGGATCCAGACGGCAAGGGGTGGCGCGGACACAGCCGCATCCCCATGCTCGTCTTCTACGATCCAACAGATCTTGCCCGTGTTGCCGCTGGCGTTATGCAGCCGCATGTACCACAGCCGTATGCCGCCTTGCGTCCGCCTGCGAGCATATTTCCCCGACGTTTCTCCGTGCTTCGTGATGCCGCCTACGACATTACAAACCGATTGTTCTATGCGGTGGAGATGGCACCGGAGCTGGACGGACGCGTCCTTCTGCATGTATGGCGTGTTGAAGGAGGGCCCGTCTCCACAGAAACTGTCGAGACCACCACGCAGCCAGATCTGGACATCTATCCTCAGCCTGCGACAACACAACTGCATTTCACTGTGCGTGCGCCCGCAGCGATACTATCCTCACAACTTGTTGACGCCTTGGGCCGTGTTGTGCAGTATGCCGCCACATCGAATGGCGTTGTAAATACCAACGGTGTTCCTGCGGGGGTGTACCATCTGGTGGTCGAAACACGCGCGGGGTATCTGACCAAACCCGTGCTGATTGTCCGGTAA
- a CDS encoding beta-galactosidase — MRISSFVILLFVAAQLSAQSLWPRGLYCSAGPTTALGNSVTPQVAAKPYVSGFLVRISWADLEPRDDHFSWARLDSQFSRARAYGNKKIALGIVNGPGAPSWLYSLGAQRFPYMFRGVPDTMPVPWDEIYLSEWEEVIAAAGARYGDESSLALVHITNATANGFEMQLPFSSVDRTNWQAVLYSDARLVESWRRSIGAFGRAFLHTPLDLDVHPVLSSDSVAAAVVHEGYAQLDQRFGVFAAWWSQKNTLVYPGQYQLLQDAAARSFATVQIVASGVRDSAAIGAGGLQEALRSAIADSIHYWEVWDVDITSGVFDTFFSSITHDGNTSVMSPPRTIPSGLRILGNHPNPFTEQTTVQFSLESPAVVKVTLEDVLGREYAMNSGGEFQRGTHQVRITAERAWAPGIYVVRFHTAHGLIRFPVCVAR; from the coding sequence ATGCGTATCTCGTCTTTTGTCATACTCCTGTTTGTTGCCGCGCAGCTTTCGGCTCAATCTCTTTGGCCGCGTGGGCTGTACTGCAGCGCCGGGCCGACAACGGCACTCGGAAATTCCGTGACGCCGCAGGTGGCCGCAAAGCCATACGTATCGGGCTTCCTCGTGCGTATCTCTTGGGCGGATCTTGAACCGCGGGACGACCACTTCTCCTGGGCACGGCTCGATTCGCAGTTCAGTCGTGCGCGTGCATATGGGAACAAAAAAATCGCACTCGGCATTGTCAACGGTCCTGGCGCACCTTCATGGCTATATAGTCTTGGCGCGCAGAGATTCCCGTATATGTTCCGTGGCGTGCCTGATACGATGCCTGTCCCATGGGATGAAATCTATCTCAGCGAATGGGAGGAGGTGATCGCCGCCGCGGGGGCGAGGTATGGCGACGAATCCTCCCTTGCGCTTGTACACATCACAAACGCAACTGCGAATGGTTTCGAGATGCAACTCCCGTTTTCCTCTGTCGATCGGACAAACTGGCAGGCGGTGCTGTATTCTGACGCGCGGCTTGTAGAGTCCTGGCGACGGAGCATCGGAGCTTTTGGACGCGCATTTCTACACACGCCGCTCGATCTCGATGTGCATCCGGTGCTTTCGAGTGATTCCGTTGCCGCTGCTGTGGTCCATGAGGGGTATGCGCAGCTTGACCAGAGATTCGGCGTATTCGCCGCATGGTGGTCACAAAAAAACACGCTGGTGTACCCCGGGCAATATCAACTTCTGCAAGACGCCGCCGCGCGAAGTTTTGCGACAGTACAAATTGTTGCCAGCGGTGTACGTGATTCTGCCGCCATCGGTGCGGGCGGACTGCAGGAGGCATTGCGCAGCGCTATCGCGGACAGCATCCACTACTGGGAAGTTTGGGATGTGGATATTACCAGCGGCGTATTCGACACATTCTTCTCGTCAATAACGCATGATGGTAACACCTCAGTCATGTCTCCGCCGAGAACTATCCCGTCCGGCCTGCGCATCCTGGGGAACCATCCGAATCCGTTTACAGAACAGACCACGGTGCAGTTTTCTCTCGAATCGCCCGCAGTAGTGAAAGTGACGCTGGAAGATGTCCTCGGGCGAGAGTATGCGATGAACTCCGGCGGCGAGTTTCAACGCGGAACGCACCAAGTACGGATCACTGCCGAGAGAGCGTGGGCTCCGGGAATATACGTTGTGCGGTTTCATACAGCCCACGGCCTGATCCGCTTCCCGGTGTGTGTCGCACGGTAG
- a CDS encoding T9SS type A sorting domain-containing protein: MLKEVWYTVPPQARGIIIACHGTNGSGRAWFTAEEAVQFTRDANAAGFAMLAIDAEEVTIGDQNGDGKRRWVNRVAQDNVDVSNIRIVLDSLTARGVLPQSAPLFVVGMSAGGSFAPTLGMQIGAKATATYCAEALRGIVAVTTIPHIWNNARWDDNEETDNSIAEENYRTLLSRHVPTEFTYHDRSPVFPERFLRIAGITPAMATALHTDLLNNGQLDSSLFLRMTVSDTLQERIQREPRSYPAIAAFTQSQLADVLDQIRSALANHQFFSDRNRATLRFFERFITTTHVAPFAPSRGFDLNYYPSPARSEVTISYVLPAPMPVRLSIIDAVGRELCITDNGEQMPGRHSVKWYSGSMSAGIYFVRIVSGSSEESIPMLVVD; this comes from the coding sequence GTGTTGAAGGAGGTCTGGTACACCGTCCCTCCTCAGGCACGGGGAATCATTATCGCCTGCCACGGGACTAACGGCTCGGGCCGGGCCTGGTTCACAGCAGAGGAAGCAGTTCAGTTCACGCGTGACGCCAATGCGGCCGGCTTCGCCATGCTTGCGATCGACGCGGAAGAAGTGACCATCGGCGACCAAAACGGAGACGGTAAAAGACGCTGGGTCAATCGGGTTGCACAGGACAATGTCGACGTTTCCAACATCCGTATCGTTCTCGATAGTTTGACTGCGAGGGGTGTTTTGCCGCAATCCGCACCACTCTTTGTCGTAGGAATGAGTGCTGGAGGAAGTTTTGCACCAACCCTGGGTATGCAGATTGGGGCAAAAGCCACGGCCACCTACTGTGCGGAAGCTCTGCGGGGGATTGTAGCCGTTACCACGATACCGCATATCTGGAATAATGCCCGTTGGGACGACAATGAAGAAACCGACAATAGCATCGCGGAAGAGAATTACCGCACATTGCTCTCCCGGCATGTACCCACGGAGTTCACGTATCACGACAGATCTCCAGTCTTCCCTGAACGATTTCTGCGTATCGCGGGAATCACACCCGCGATGGCGACGGCCCTGCATACCGATCTTTTAAACAACGGCCAGCTCGACTCTTCCCTTTTTCTGCGAATGACGGTGTCGGATACACTGCAGGAGAGGATACAAAGAGAACCCCGGTCATATCCCGCAATCGCCGCCTTCACGCAGTCTCAGTTGGCAGATGTGCTGGATCAAATTCGGTCCGCTCTCGCAAATCATCAGTTTTTCAGCGACAGGAATAGAGCGACGCTCCGTTTTTTTGAAAGGTTTATCACAACAACGCATGTCGCACCGTTTGCGCCCTCCCGCGGCTTCGATCTGAATTATTATCCCAGTCCTGCCCGTTCGGAAGTCACCATTTCATACGTTCTACCGGCACCGATGCCCGTGCGGTTGAGCATTATCGACGCAGTCGGGCGAGAATTGTGTATCACGGACAACGGCGAGCAGATGCCGGGTAGGCATTCTGTGAAGTGGTATTCCGGGTCCATGAGTGCGGGCATCTATTTTGTTCGTATCGTGAGTGGTTCGTCTGAGGAATCCATACCAATGCTCGTCGTGGATTGA
- a CDS encoding T9SS type A sorting domain-containing protein, producing the protein MQRYTATLLGLLVLLSMSAAGQSLFRLGVNLDGAGAFVNIVNHTNRYSNAAGYDSLGWPTSDFDLVLMDGRPVPEWTGVVDDPEQYRIDYSGRYACGFTGQATVRASGTSVTVENLSYDAVRNSTTFDLIVGGYPGANHGLVFLNFQNTRRSASSSTNSGITELRVHRPGYPLQSSKVFTDEYIALCRSADFACYRFYNVQNIWDGEPSYPARTRWEQRKTPRDAAQTSMANSSGKRDGWCWEYIVALSNMLKKDVWLNVHQSCDSAYVVALAGFLKQELDPAINIYIENSNEVWSPTQATHGPWNQADAQARGISFDQNYARRTVELSRWFAAVFGEAAINGRIRVILAGQHAYPGRSDNHLAYINSTFGPPKRYIYATSSALYFGSTNASSTDTAAINAGMLADINAQITNPQTATYRPNHISKARQWDLPGGCTSYEGGPHLPAGGGTANLASQILSHRTLFMASVLERNYLEGWKDIGGGLAMYFTLVSGYNRYGCWGITDDPAKPDRNFKLQAVRSIIRKSDPSTGMDVVVTIPARPQMTVTPHPFESVLRFSADTRGRIRITDMLGREMWQGEVLGGVSINTHAWPSGIYLLHGEATATCIVKQ; encoded by the coding sequence ATGCAACGATACACGGCTACACTATTGGGGCTGCTTGTTCTTCTGTCGATGTCTGCCGCCGGACAATCCTTGTTCCGACTCGGAGTGAATCTCGACGGTGCGGGGGCCTTTGTCAACATCGTCAATCACACGAATCGGTACAGCAATGCCGCAGGTTACGACAGTCTGGGCTGGCCGACGAGCGACTTCGATCTTGTGTTGATGGACGGCCGGCCCGTACCAGAATGGACAGGTGTCGTCGACGATCCCGAACAATACCGCATCGATTACAGCGGCCGTTACGCCTGCGGTTTTACCGGGCAGGCAACAGTGCGCGCATCGGGCACAAGCGTGACAGTCGAGAATCTCTCATACGACGCCGTTCGCAACAGTACCACCTTCGACCTGATAGTTGGGGGATATCCCGGCGCGAATCACGGTCTCGTATTTCTGAATTTCCAGAATACACGCCGCAGCGCATCGTCGTCAACAAACAGTGGCATTACCGAATTACGCGTGCATCGGCCCGGCTATCCGCTTCAATCTTCCAAGGTGTTCACCGATGAGTACATCGCGCTCTGCCGCTCGGCCGACTTTGCATGTTATCGTTTCTACAACGTACAGAACATCTGGGACGGCGAACCGTCGTATCCCGCGCGCACCAGATGGGAGCAAAGGAAGACGCCACGCGACGCCGCGCAAACAAGCATGGCAAACAGCAGCGGCAAGCGCGACGGATGGTGCTGGGAATACATCGTTGCGCTCTCGAATATGCTGAAGAAGGATGTGTGGCTCAATGTGCACCAATCTTGCGATTCGGCATACGTGGTGGCACTTGCCGGATTTCTGAAACAGGAGCTGGATCCGGCCATCAACATCTACATCGAGAACAGCAATGAGGTTTGGAGCCCGACGCAGGCCACGCACGGTCCGTGGAACCAGGCCGACGCGCAGGCGCGAGGCATCAGTTTCGATCAGAATTATGCGCGACGCACTGTGGAACTGTCGCGGTGGTTCGCCGCGGTGTTCGGTGAAGCGGCCATCAACGGACGGATTCGTGTGATCCTCGCCGGGCAACACGCATATCCGGGTCGCAGCGACAACCATCTGGCCTACATCAATTCAACCTTTGGTCCGCCAAAGCGGTACATCTACGCCACAAGCAGCGCCTTGTATTTCGGCTCAACAAACGCCTCGAGCACCGACACGGCAGCCATCAACGCCGGCATGCTCGCCGATATCAACGCGCAGATTACGAATCCACAAACGGCCACATACCGGCCGAATCATATCAGCAAAGCGCGGCAATGGGATTTACCCGGCGGCTGCACATCGTATGAGGGCGGACCGCACCTGCCCGCCGGTGGAGGTACGGCAAATCTTGCTTCGCAGATCCTTTCACACCGCACGTTGTTCATGGCATCGGTGTTGGAGCGGAATTATCTCGAGGGCTGGAAAGATATAGGGGGCGGACTCGCTATGTACTTTACTCTTGTCTCCGGGTACAATCGGTACGGCTGCTGGGGCATCACCGATGATCCCGCAAAACCGGACAGAAATTTTAAGCTGCAGGCGGTGCGGTCTATCATTCGGAAAAGTGATCCATCAACCGGCATGGACGTGGTTGTGACAATACCAGCGCGTCCGCAGATGACGGTGACGCCTCACCCGTTTGAGTCCGTCCTTCGATTTTCCGCGGACACGCGCGGTCGTATCCGTATCACGGATATGTTAGGCCGTGAGATGTGGCAGGGCGAAGTGCTCGGAGGCGTCAGCATCAACACGCATGCATGGCCTTCCGGCATATATCTTCTGCATGGCGAAGCCACCGCTACGTGTATTGTGAAACAATAG
- a CDS encoding T9SS type A sorting domain-containing protein codes for MHTHTRLFCRIVPAILLLTSVLVSQETHVWRSSNAVSASRPYGIYVIGQASASGIRSHPYVDGFVMRVDWSVIEPQRDMYDFSSIDAVVRRLDTLGQELTLDVFRMKTPSYIMQMPGVQSHILRLNRDSFYTAVPWDAIALERFESLHAALGAHRVWSIRDNASLPLRDHPVLAQIDATPIGTNGIRDLNHSLTSHPTYSRTVFVDAIVRTAEIVRTHFPRTFCFVALFGMQDDITTPRLSDAVRDALLQRVNTSSGYPMLGFFQENLACSGPPANNSNPLYAVRDSTFTMYQMLQSWRVPFLDSTKTDVCKTDSSGPDIAMLKAMAVTNGMYFELYVSDLDFPGYAAMFQRMHDSLARLNEIPTAIDRVSETNMHRHFQLREIYPHPFSAVTTIRYYIDADVPGNDGPAGIHIFDLFGRRVAGLPISETTPGLHELHFNGSVLPCGMYVLRMHTGAYTESRKITIER; via the coding sequence ATGCACACACACACGCGTTTGTTTTGCCGCATTGTTCCCGCCATCCTCCTCCTGACGAGTGTGCTCGTTTCTCAAGAGACACACGTGTGGCGGAGTTCGAATGCGGTGTCCGCTTCCAGGCCGTATGGAATCTACGTCATTGGCCAGGCGAGCGCGTCCGGCATCCGCTCCCATCCCTATGTGGACGGCTTTGTGATGCGTGTCGATTGGAGCGTGATCGAGCCGCAGCGAGACATGTACGATTTCAGCTCCATCGATGCCGTTGTACGGCGCCTCGACACATTGGGGCAGGAGCTGACACTCGACGTATTTCGTATGAAGACACCATCCTACATTATGCAGATGCCCGGGGTCCAATCCCATATCCTTCGACTCAACCGGGATTCGTTTTACACGGCCGTGCCGTGGGATGCCATCGCACTCGAACGTTTCGAATCACTGCACGCCGCCCTCGGCGCACACCGTGTGTGGAGTATACGCGACAATGCATCTCTGCCGCTGCGGGATCACCCTGTTCTCGCGCAGATCGATGCCACGCCGATAGGGACCAACGGCATACGGGATCTGAACCATTCTCTGACCTCGCATCCGACGTATTCACGAACTGTGTTTGTGGACGCAATCGTGCGCACTGCTGAAATCGTCCGGACACATTTTCCGCGCACATTCTGTTTTGTGGCGCTCTTCGGCATGCAGGACGATATCACAACACCGCGTCTTTCGGACGCAGTGCGAGACGCACTGCTCCAGCGCGTCAACACGTCGTCCGGGTATCCGATGCTGGGATTCTTCCAGGAAAATCTCGCCTGCAGCGGGCCGCCCGCGAACAACAGCAATCCTCTCTATGCCGTCCGCGATTCCACGTTCACGATGTATCAGATGCTGCAGAGCTGGCGTGTCCCCTTTCTCGACTCCACAAAGACGGATGTGTGCAAGACCGATTCCTCCGGACCCGACATCGCAATGCTCAAGGCGATGGCTGTGACCAACGGGATGTACTTCGAACTGTACGTCAGCGATCTCGACTTCCCCGGCTATGCTGCCATGTTCCAACGCATGCACGATTCACTGGCACGGCTCAATGAAATACCGACGGCGATCGACCGCGTATCGGAAACGAATATGCACCGTCATTTTCAACTGCGCGAGATATATCCCCATCCGTTCTCCGCCGTAACCACGATCCGCTATTACATCGACGCCGATGTGCCCGGCAACGACGGACCGGCAGGGATCCACATCTTCGATCTCTTCGGACGGCGGGTGGCGGGACTGCCTATCAGCGAAACTACACCGGGCCTGCACGAATTGCATTTCAACGGTTCGGTATTGCCGTGTGGTATGTATGTTCTGCGCATGCATACGGGAGCATACACGGAGAGCAGAAAGATCACCATCGAGCGATAG
- a CDS encoding SRPBCC family protein: MSTGIVELHRVLRAQPERVYRAFLDPAAQAKWLPPYGFTCTVHSMDVRVGGTYRMSFTNFSTNQSHSFGGEYVELVPSERIRYTDSFEDPNLPGLMQTTVSLKQVSCGTELRIVQEGIPDAIPLEMCYLGWQESLAQLALLVEPEIPG; encoded by the coding sequence ATGTCCACCGGTATAGTAGAACTTCACCGCGTTCTTCGCGCGCAGCCCGAACGGGTTTACCGCGCATTCCTCGATCCGGCCGCACAAGCGAAATGGCTTCCGCCGTATGGCTTCACGTGTACAGTCCACAGCATGGATGTGCGTGTTGGTGGCACGTACAGAATGTCGTTTACAAATTTCTCGACGAATCAGAGCCATTCATTCGGAGGGGAATATGTGGAACTTGTCCCTTCTGAACGCATCCGCTACACGGATAGCTTTGAAGACCCGAACCTGCCCGGATTGATGCAGACCACAGTATCTTTGAAACAGGTGTCATGCGGAACGGAGCTGCGTATTGTGCAGGAAGGGATTCCCGATGCAATTCCGCTCGAGATGTGTTATCTCGGGTGGCAGGAATCGCTCGCACAGCTCGCGTTGCTGGTAGAGCCCGAAATACCGGGCTGA